Proteins encoded together in one Miscanthus floridulus cultivar M001 unplaced genomic scaffold, ASM1932011v1 fs_313_1, whole genome shotgun sequence window:
- the LOC136531266 gene encoding L-type lectin-domain containing receptor kinase IX.1-like, with product MTPVAPSNSPVALSSRDPLPPMDVLVTPPVNDHVMDTRGKRGFHLPVQRLNLHAMTLSPIQKMYHGALANPNWRDAMIEEFLALLVEFDTFQNAEYYDPSNDHVGIDVNNLVSTEYTNTTWPNTLTSNFTKMATVSYDNVTQLLAVHVKIGDKLYNVSMSVDLRNYLPQFVAVGFSAATGVISELNGQSQILSWSFSSTMEPKQQKQPQKNSTILLVSVLVPLLFLLASGAAASRAKRGRRSGGSGDSDYEEEDDRIELEKGVAASGPKRYTYRELAAATNNFAEDYKLGRGGFGSVYRGMLDVAGEERLVPVAIKMLSPESSEQGTKEFEAEVRIISRLKHRNLVPQLLGWCDSRRNGLLLVNELVAKGSLDKHLHNSESFLTWPQRYHIILGLGSALRYLHQEWEQCVVHGDIKPSNIMLDESLSTRLGDFGLARLGDHGAWWHTTKAVMGTAGYIDPEFVNTHHPSTYSDVYSFGIVLLEIVSGRCPVILLEGRAHFVLVKWMWGLYGRNAILDAADKRLRAAGDEADDRCMERVLVVGLWCAHPDQSEQPSIAQAMHVLQSEDARLPELTPQMYRTVSEFAVTGRAVDALSVQSSSSTTTMTTGGHSKLSAESASSALLRDSKELA from the exons ATGACGCCAGTTGCTCCCAGCAACTCACCTGTGGCACTGTCGTCGCGCGATCCTCTTCCTCCAATGGATGTCCTAGTTACTCCGCCTGTTAATGACCATGTCATGGACACTCGCGGCAAGCGGGGCTTCCATCTTCCAGTGCAACGGCTCAACCTCCATGCCATGACGCTCTCTCCCATTCAGAAGATGTATCATGGTGCTCTTGCCAATCCTAATTGGCGGGATGCTATGATTGAGGAGTTCCTTGCTCT TTTAGTCGAGTTTGACACCTTTCAGAATGCGGAATACTACGATCCAAGCAACGACCATGTTGGAATCGACGTCAATAACCTCGTCTCCACGGAATACACCAACACCACTTGGCCCAACACCCTGACGTCCAATTTCACCAAGATGGCCACTGTCAGCTACGACAATGTCACTCAGTTGCTAGCTGTCCATGTCAAGATCGGCGATAAACTGTACAACGTCAGCATGTCAGTTGACCTGAGGAACTACCTGCCACAGTTTGTTGCCGTGGGCTTCTCAGCGGCGACTGGTGTGATAAGCGAGCTGAACGGCCAGAGCCAGATATTATCATGGTCATTCAGCTCCACTATGGAACCCAAGCAGCAAAAGCAACCCCAGAAGAATAGTACCATTCTGCTGGTCTCTGTGCTAGTGCCTCTTCTCTTTCTGTTGGCAT CCGGAGCCGCCgcgagccgtgccaaacggggccGAAGATCCGGAGGAAGCGGCGATAGCGACTATGAAGAGGAAGATGATAGGATCGAGCTGGAGAAAGGAGTGGCTGCTAGCGGCCCCAAGCGATACACATACCGCGAGCTGGCTGCCGCCACCAACAACTTCGCCGAGGATTACAAGCTTGGTCGTGGTGGCTTCGGAAGCGTCTACCGGGGTATGCTCGACGTTGCCGGCGAAGAGCGCCTGGTGCCGGTGGCCATCAAGATGTTATCACCGGAGTCATCCGAGCAGGGGACAAAGGAGTTCGAAGCAGAGGTgaggatcatcagccggctcaagCATCGCAACCTTGTGCCGCAGCTCCTGGGCTGGTGCGATAGTCGTCGCAACGGCCTCCTGCTCGTCAACGAGCTGGTGGCCAAAGGCAGCCTCGACAAGCATCTCCACAACAGCGAGAGCTTTCTGACGTGGCCACAAAGGTACCACATCATCCTTGGCTTGGGATCCGCGCTGCGGTATCTTCATCAGGAGTGGGAGCAGTGCGTCGTGCACGGCGATATCAAACCCAGCAACATCATGCTGGATGAGTCCCTCAGCACCAGGCTCGGCGACTTTGGTCTGGCCAGGCTCGGTGACCATGGCGCATGGTGGCACACCACCAAGGCCGTGATGGGCACGGCAGGGTACATCGACCCGGAGTTCGTCAACACGCACCACCCGAGCACCTACTCTGACGTCTATAGCTTCGGCATCGTCCTCCTCGAGATCGTCTCCGGCCGGTGCCCCGTGATCCTGCTTGAAGGACGTGCGCACTTCGTCCTGGTCAAGTGGATGTGGGGTCTGTACGGCCGGAACGCGATCCTTGACGCGGCGGACAAGCGGCTGAGGGCCGCCGGCGACGAGGCTGATGACAGGTGCATGGAGAGGGTGCTCGTCGTCGGACTGTGGTGCGCGCATCCTGACCAGAGCGAGCAGCCGTCCATCGCGCAGGCCATGCATGTTCTGCAGTCGGAGGACGCCAGGCTTCCAGAGCTCACGCCTCAGATGTACAGGACGGTGTCTGAGTTCGCCGTCACTGGACGTGCTGTCGACGCATTGTCCGTTCAGAGCTCCTCTTCCACGACCACGATGACAACCGGCGGCCATTCCAAGCTCTCTGCCGAGTCGGCGTCCTCGGCCTTGCTCCGGGATTCAAAAGAGTTGGCTTGA
- the LOC136531273 gene encoding structure-specific endonuclease subunit slx1-like — protein sequence MSLTAAFRAAKIPRALPLKCGELAAAAASASASGDPPPGAVKCRKAPPPPWCVYLIASSRIPRTYVGVTTDFPRRLRQHNGELKGGAKAASAGRPWNLACLVEGFANRSKACEFESKWKNISRKMARKQTEPSVKSVLRHREAALSRLEAFMDCSHLNQMAVKLRLFTHSHYAGGRHLTSKNITT from the exons ATGAGCCTCACGGCGGCCTTCCGCGCCGCCAAAATCCCGCGCGCTCTTCCCCTAAAGTGCGGCGAGctagccgccgcggccgcctcggcctcgGCGTCCGGGGATCCGCCGCCGGGGGCCGTGAAGTGTAGGaaggcgccgccgccaccgtggtGCGTGTACCTTATAGCCTCCTCCCGGATCCCCCGCACCTACGTCGGCGTCACCACCGACTTCCCTCGCCG GTTGCGGCAACATAATGGTGAGTTAAAAGGTGGTGCAAAAGCCGCCTCTGCTGGAAGGCCTTGGAATCTCGCATGCCTTGTTGAAGGCTTTGCCAACAGAAGTAAAG CCTGTGAGTTTGAATCGAAATGGAAGAACATCTCCCGAAAAATGGCACGGAAACAGACTGAGCCTAGCGTGAAGTCAGTGTTGCGACATCGAGAAGCAGCATTGAGCAGATTGGAAGCATTCATGGATTGTAGCCACCTAAATCAGATGGCAGTCAAGTTGAGATTATTTACTCATTCGCACTATGCAGGTGGCAGGCATCTAACTTCGAAAAATATCACCACTTAA